One window of the Longimicrobium sp. genome contains the following:
- a CDS encoding PA0069 family radical SAM protein — protein sequence MQETESRPLIQIRGRGTAHNPANRFVQQELVPDGDWMDALDEEEPAPRTVFLRDHTKTIIARNDSPDVGFGASVNPYRGCEHGCIYCFARPTHEYFGLSAGLDFETKIFVKEDAPELLRRALANPRYEPEVIAMSGVTDCYQPVERRLRLTRGCLEVLAEFRNPTSLITKNHLVTRDVDVLGEMASWGGASVNVSITSLDEKLQRVMEPRTSTPKRRLEAVEKLTRAGVPVRVLAAPMIPGLNDHELPAIIKASADAGAREVHYIPLRLPFVLKELFETWLETHFPDRKEKVLHRVREIRGGKLNDPNFGSRMQGVGQYADQLRTLHQAACRKAGLTGGIPALSTEHFRRPHDTRGQLALFEAA from the coding sequence ATGCAGGAGACGGAGAGCCGGCCGCTGATCCAGATCCGGGGGCGCGGGACGGCGCACAACCCGGCCAACCGCTTCGTCCAGCAGGAGCTCGTCCCCGACGGCGACTGGATGGACGCGCTCGACGAGGAGGAGCCGGCGCCGCGCACCGTCTTCCTGCGCGACCACACGAAGACGATCATCGCGCGCAACGACAGCCCCGACGTGGGGTTCGGCGCCAGCGTGAACCCGTACCGCGGCTGCGAGCACGGCTGCATCTACTGCTTCGCGCGGCCCACGCACGAGTACTTCGGCCTCTCCGCCGGGCTGGACTTCGAGACGAAGATCTTCGTGAAGGAGGACGCGCCGGAACTGCTCCGCCGCGCCCTGGCCAACCCGCGCTACGAGCCCGAGGTGATTGCCATGAGCGGCGTGACCGACTGCTACCAGCCGGTCGAGCGCAGGCTGCGGCTCACGCGCGGCTGCCTGGAGGTGCTGGCGGAGTTCCGCAACCCGACGTCGCTCATCACCAAGAACCACCTGGTCACGCGCGACGTGGACGTCCTGGGCGAGATGGCCTCGTGGGGCGGCGCGTCGGTGAACGTCTCCATCACCTCGCTCGACGAGAAGCTGCAGCGGGTGATGGAGCCGCGCACCTCCACGCCGAAGCGGCGGCTGGAGGCGGTGGAGAAGCTCACCCGCGCCGGCGTTCCCGTCCGCGTCCTGGCCGCGCCGATGATCCCGGGGCTGAACGACCACGAGCTCCCCGCCATCATCAAGGCGTCGGCCGACGCGGGCGCGCGCGAGGTGCACTACATCCCCCTGCGCCTGCCGTTCGTGCTGAAGGAGCTGTTCGAGACCTGGCTGGAGACGCACTTCCCCGACCGCAAGGAGAAGGTGCTGCACCGCGTCCGCGAGATCCGCGGCGGAAAGCTGAACGACCCCAACTTCGGCAGCCGGATGCAGGGCGTGGGGCAGTATGCGGACCAGCTGCGCACGCTGCACCAGGCCGCCTGCCGCAAGGCCGGCCTCACCGGCGGAATCCCGGCGCTCAGCACGGAGCACTTCCGCCGCCCGCACGACACGCGCGGCCAGCTCGCGCTTTTCGAGGCGGCGTAG
- a CDS encoding SGNH/GDSL hydrolase family protein produces MSGSLRYLALGDSYTIGEGVAPEERWPTQLAAMLRARGIGVADPEIVATTGWTTDELDAGIDAAAPRGPYTLVSLLIGVNNQYRGRPADEYRAQFRALLRRAIGFAGGDAGRVVVLSIPDWGVTPFAEGRDRAQIAHEIDAFNAINRDAARELGARWVDVAPASRLAPSAVVGDGLHPSAEQYRDWAVLAFPEALAALGAN; encoded by the coding sequence GTGAGCGGAAGCCTGCGGTACCTGGCGCTGGGAGATTCCTACACGATCGGCGAGGGGGTGGCGCCGGAGGAGCGGTGGCCCACGCAGCTCGCGGCGATGCTGCGGGCGCGCGGGATCGGCGTCGCCGACCCGGAGATCGTCGCCACGACCGGGTGGACCACGGACGAGCTGGACGCCGGGATCGATGCCGCGGCGCCGCGCGGGCCCTACACGTTGGTGTCGCTTCTCATCGGCGTGAACAACCAGTACCGCGGCCGCCCGGCGGACGAGTACCGCGCGCAATTCCGCGCCCTGCTGCGGCGCGCCATCGGCTTCGCGGGGGGAGATGCGGGGCGCGTGGTCGTCCTCTCCATCCCCGACTGGGGGGTGACGCCGTTCGCGGAGGGGCGCGACCGCGCGCAGATCGCGCACGAGATCGACGCGTTCAACGCCATCAACCGCGACGCCGCCCGCGAGCTCGGCGCGCGCTGGGTGGACGTGGCGCCCGCCTCCCGCCTTGCGCCGAGCGCCGTCGTGGGCGACGGGCTGCATCCGTCCGCCGAGCAGTACCGCGACTGGGCCGTGCTCGCGTTCCCCGAAGCGCTCGCCGCGCTAGGCGCAAACTGA